One window from the genome of Chloroflexota bacterium encodes:
- a CDS encoding TM2 domain-containing protein has product MKGQILDFSVQENSGVISGSDGARYIFNGADWKGDRPPSRGMSVDFEADGNHAKSVFLALGSTASGSKDKTAAGLLAIFLGGLGIHKFYLGFTGPGLVYLLVNTIGLAITWMLLFIPNIALEVMAFVEGIIYLTKSDEEFEQMYVVQRKQWF; this is encoded by the coding sequence ATGAAAGGTCAAATACTAGACTTTTCGGTTCAGGAGAATTCTGGCGTCATCTCCGGATCTGATGGTGCGAGATACATTTTCAACGGAGCGGATTGGAAGGGCGATCGCCCGCCTTCTCGTGGAATGTCAGTCGATTTTGAGGCCGATGGCAATCACGCCAAATCCGTGTTTCTTGCATTAGGTAGCACCGCATCAGGCTCGAAGGACAAGACAGCTGCGGGACTGCTGGCTATTTTTCTCGGTGGCTTAGGGATTCACAAGTTCTACCTTGGGTTCACCGGCCCAGGTCTTGTGTATCTTCTCGTCAACACCATCGGGCTTGCGATTACTTGGATGCTCCTTTTTATCCCCAATATTGCCCTCGAGGTGATGGCTTTTGTTGAGGGAATCATCTACTTGACGAAATCCGATGAGGAATTCGAGCAGATGTATGTAGTCCAGAGGAAGCAGTGGTTCTGA